The following coding sequences are from one Geothrix sp. window:
- a CDS encoding multidrug efflux RND transporter permease subunit, protein MNPSKPFILRPIATSLLMAGLLLVGLLAFRQLPVSALPQVDYPTIQVVTFYPGASPDVMASAITAPLERQFGQLPGLNRMSSTSSGGSSVITLQFVLDLNIDVAEQQVQAAVNAAGTYLPTNLPNPPIYSKINPADAPILTLALTSKTLPLSKVEDFADTRLAQKISQLPGVGLVSISGGQKPAVRIQANPAALAANGLTLGDVRTAVATSNVNQAKGSFDGLRQAYAIGANDQLLTSEDYRPLIVAYKNGAPVTIAEIATVSDDVENARLAAWMGTGQPTEKAASAGAPDQTVQVPAVILNIQRQPGANIIAVVDRVKDLMPQLRGSLPAAVELTVLTDRTVTIRASVEDVEFELMLTIALVVMVIFLFLRTLAATIIPSVAVPLSLVGTFGVMYLLGYSLNNLTLMALTISTGFVVDDAIVMIENIMRYIEEGESPLQAALKGSEQIGFTILSLTVSLIAVLIPLLFMGDIVGRLFREFAVTLSVTILVSAVVSLTLTPMMCAKLLKHTPPEEQGRFYQSSERIFQRVIAFYGRTLTWVLQHQTGTLIVAVATLASTVLLYIAVPKGFFPVQDTGVILGISEGPQTVSFSAMAERQQALSTEILKDPAVASLSSFIGIDGTNTTLNSGRIQINLKPLDERGLSASEVIHRLQPQLAKVEGIRLYLQPVQDLTVEDRVSRTQYQYTLEDADAKELGEWVPRFVTRLSALPELRDVASDQQNAGLQVRVTLDRTTASRLGITPQMLDDALYDAFGQRQVSTMFTQLNQYRVVLEARPGQYQRPEDLQNIYVRSASGGSVPLSAFTRLETITAPLAINHQGQFPTATVSFNLAPGVSLGDAVKAVNQARQELDLPPSIKAGFQGTAQAFGASLTNTPLLILAAVLTVYILLGVLYESYIHPITILSTLPSAGVGALLSLMLCRTDFSVIALIGIILLIGIVEKNAIMMIDFALEAERKGGLPPEEAIYQASLLRFRPIIMTTMAAMLGGVPLALGSGVGAELRRPLGIVIVGGLIFSQVLTLYTTPVIYLAFDRLARRARRWRGVRETAPAAQES, encoded by the coding sequence GTGAATCCCTCCAAGCCCTTCATCCTCCGGCCCATCGCCACCTCGCTGCTGATGGCGGGGCTGCTGCTGGTGGGCCTCCTGGCCTTCCGGCAGCTGCCGGTCTCCGCCCTGCCGCAGGTGGACTACCCCACCATCCAGGTGGTCACCTTCTACCCCGGCGCCAGCCCGGACGTCATGGCCTCGGCCATCACCGCCCCGCTGGAACGCCAGTTCGGCCAGCTGCCGGGCCTGAACCGCATGTCCTCCACCAGCTCCGGCGGGAGCTCGGTCATCACCCTCCAGTTCGTGCTGGACCTGAACATCGACGTGGCGGAGCAGCAGGTCCAGGCGGCCGTGAACGCCGCGGGCACCTACCTGCCCACGAACCTGCCGAATCCCCCCATCTACAGCAAGATCAACCCGGCCGACGCGCCCATCCTCACCCTGGCACTCACATCCAAGACCCTGCCCCTGTCCAAGGTCGAGGACTTCGCCGACACGCGGCTGGCCCAGAAGATCTCGCAGCTGCCGGGTGTTGGCCTCGTGAGCATCAGCGGAGGGCAGAAGCCCGCCGTGCGCATCCAGGCCAATCCCGCGGCCCTCGCGGCCAACGGGCTCACCCTCGGCGACGTGCGCACGGCCGTGGCCACCAGCAACGTGAACCAGGCCAAGGGCAGCTTCGACGGCCTGCGCCAGGCCTACGCCATCGGCGCCAACGACCAGCTGCTCACCAGCGAGGACTACCGGCCCCTCATCGTGGCCTACAAGAACGGCGCCCCCGTCACCATCGCCGAGATCGCCACCGTCAGCGACGACGTGGAGAACGCCCGCCTGGCTGCCTGGATGGGTACGGGCCAACCCACCGAGAAGGCCGCCTCCGCGGGCGCACCCGACCAGACCGTCCAGGTGCCGGCCGTCATCCTCAACATCCAGCGCCAGCCCGGGGCCAACATCATCGCGGTGGTGGACCGGGTGAAGGACCTGATGCCCCAGCTGCGGGGCTCCCTGCCCGCCGCCGTGGAGCTGACCGTGCTCACGGATCGGACCGTGACGATCCGCGCCTCCGTGGAGGACGTGGAGTTCGAGCTGATGCTCACCATCGCCCTGGTGGTGATGGTGATCTTCCTCTTCCTACGGACCCTGGCCGCCACCATCATCCCCAGCGTGGCCGTGCCGCTCTCCCTGGTGGGCACCTTCGGCGTGATGTACCTGCTGGGCTACAGCCTCAACAACCTCACGCTCATGGCCCTCACCATCTCCACGGGCTTCGTGGTGGACGACGCCATCGTGATGATCGAGAACATCATGCGCTACATCGAGGAGGGCGAGTCCCCCCTCCAGGCGGCGCTGAAGGGCTCGGAGCAGATCGGCTTCACCATCCTGTCCCTGACGGTCTCGCTCATCGCCGTGCTCATCCCCCTGCTCTTCATGGGCGACATCGTGGGCCGCCTCTTCCGCGAGTTCGCCGTCACCCTCAGCGTCACCATCCTGGTCTCGGCCGTCGTCTCCCTGACGCTCACGCCCATGATGTGCGCCAAGCTGCTCAAGCACACCCCCCCCGAGGAGCAGGGCCGCTTCTACCAGTCCTCGGAGCGGATCTTCCAGCGGGTCATCGCCTTCTACGGCCGGACGCTCACCTGGGTGCTCCAGCACCAGACCGGCACCCTGATCGTGGCCGTGGCCACCCTGGCCTCCACCGTGCTGCTCTACATCGCCGTCCCCAAGGGCTTCTTCCCCGTGCAGGACACGGGCGTCATCCTCGGCATCTCCGAGGGGCCGCAGACGGTCTCGTTCTCCGCCATGGCCGAGCGGCAGCAGGCCCTCTCCACCGAGATCCTCAAGGATCCGGCCGTGGCGAGCCTCTCCTCCTTCATCGGCATCGACGGCACCAACACCACCCTCAACAGTGGCCGCATCCAGATCAACCTGAAGCCCCTCGATGAGCGTGGCCTCAGCGCCAGCGAGGTCATCCACCGGCTCCAGCCCCAGCTGGCCAAGGTCGAGGGCATCCGGCTCTACCTCCAGCCCGTGCAGGACCTCACGGTGGAGGATCGCGTCAGCCGCACCCAGTACCAGTACACGCTGGAGGACGCGGATGCGAAGGAACTGGGCGAGTGGGTGCCCCGCTTCGTGACGCGGCTCTCGGCCCTTCCCGAGCTACGGGACGTGGCCAGCGACCAGCAGAACGCGGGCCTCCAGGTGCGGGTCACCCTCGACCGCACCACGGCCTCCCGCCTGGGCATCACCCCCCAGATGCTGGACGACGCCCTCTACGACGCCTTCGGCCAGCGGCAGGTCTCCACCATGTTCACCCAGCTGAACCAGTACCGCGTGGTGCTGGAGGCCCGGCCCGGCCAGTACCAGCGCCCCGAGGATCTCCAGAACATCTACGTGCGCTCCGCCTCCGGGGGGTCCGTGCCCCTCAGCGCCTTCACCCGCCTCGAGACCATCACCGCTCCCCTGGCCATCAACCATCAGGGCCAGTTCCCCACGGCCACCGTGTCCTTCAACCTCGCCCCCGGCGTCTCTTTGGGCGATGCCGTGAAGGCCGTGAACCAGGCCCGCCAGGAGCTGGACCTGCCCCCCAGCATCAAGGCCGGCTTCCAGGGCACGGCCCAGGCCTTCGGGGCCTCGCTGACGAACACGCCCCTGCTCATCCTCGCCGCAGTGCTGACGGTCTACATCCTGCTGGGCGTGCTGTACGAGAGCTACATCCATCCCATCACCATCCTCTCGACCCTCCCCTCGGCCGGCGTGGGCGCCCTGCTCTCGCTCATGCTCTGCCGCACGGACTTCAGCGTCATCGCCCTCATCGGCATCATCCTGCTCATCGGCATCGTCGAGAAGAACGCCATCATGATGATCGACTTCGCCCTGGAGGCCGAGCGCAAGGGCGGCCTGCCCCCGGAGGAGGCCATCTACCAGGCCTCCCTGCTGCGCTTCCGGCCCATCATCATGACCACCATGGCCGCCATGCTGGGCGGCGTGCCCCTGGCCCTGGGCAGCGGCGTGGGCGCCGAGCTGCGGCGGCCCCTGGGCATCGTCATCGTGGGCGGCCTCATCTTCAGCCAGGTGCTGACCCTCTACACCACGCCCGTGATCTATCTCGCGTTTGACCGCCTCGCGCGACGCGCACGCCGCTGGCGCGGCGTGCGGGAAACTGCGCCTGCGGCGCAGGAATCATGA
- a CDS encoding multidrug efflux RND transporter permease subunit, producing the protein MSISTPFIRRPVATTLLTVALALLGAIAYQFLPVSPLPQVEFPTIQVSAGLPGASPETMASSVATPLERQFGRIAGITEMTSASALGGTSITLQFDLGRNIDAAGRDVQAAINAARGDLPANLPNNPSYRKVNPADSPIMLLALTSKLIPRERMYDIASSVLQQKLSQVQGVGQVGIFGGALPAVRVDVNPALLNAQGLALDDVRIAIAAANLNRPKGDLSDGKSTWSIATTDQMMNAADYQPLILRYRNGSAVRLSDVAQVTDSVENVRNSGLSNGVPAIIVPIFRQPDANIIETVDRVKAILPQLQASLPPTIDLKVLIDATRTIRASVKDVQLALTISILLVILVVFVFLRSVRSTLIPSVAVPISLIGTFGAMYLLGYTIDNLSLMALTVATGFVVDDAIVVVENITRHLENGMQPMEAALHGAKEIGFTVISISISLIAVFIPILMMGGIVGRLFREFAVTLSVAIVISMVVSLTTTPMMCSRILRPHSEERHGRVFQASERIFQWIMGHYEASLTWVLRHQKATLIVALSTMAATVGLYIAIPKGFFPQQDTGRVTGSIQAAQDISFVGLEKLMTQYVAIVQADPAVENVTAFIGGGNTGRMFAALKPNDQRKDTVDQIIARLRGKTAHIVGGTLFMQPVQDLRLGGRPSATQYQYTIQGDDARELFDWAPKVLQKLRTVPQLTDVNSDLQNKGLEASLVIDRATASRLAITPQAIDNTLYDAFGQRQVSTIYTALNQYHVVMEVDSPFMQTPDGLRHTYVRSATGNLVPLSAFTTLERRNTALSVNHQGQLPSVTLSFNLPLGVALGDAVAAVDKAEQEIHLPGTIRGSYMGTAQAFRASLANQPLLVAAALLVVYIVLGMLYESLIHPLTILSTLPSAGVGALLALMACRTELTVIAFIGIILLIGIVKKNAILMIDFAIEVERREGLTPERAIFQACLLRFRPITMTTMAALLGGLPLAIGMGTGSELRRPLGIAIVGGLLVSQLLTLYTTPVIYLYMDRARLRWERFRAARRPAPALGKAPVG; encoded by the coding sequence ATGAGCATTTCAACACCCTTCATCCGCCGCCCGGTGGCCACCACGCTGCTGACGGTGGCCCTGGCCCTGCTGGGCGCCATCGCGTACCAGTTCCTGCCGGTATCGCCCCTGCCCCAGGTGGAGTTCCCCACCATCCAGGTCTCCGCCGGCCTGCCCGGGGCCAGCCCCGAGACCATGGCCTCCTCCGTGGCCACGCCCCTGGAGCGGCAGTTCGGCCGCATCGCCGGCATCACCGAGATGACCTCGGCCAGCGCCCTGGGCGGGACCAGCATCACGCTCCAGTTCGACCTGGGCCGCAACATCGACGCCGCGGGCCGCGACGTGCAGGCGGCCATCAACGCCGCCCGGGGCGACCTGCCGGCCAACCTGCCGAACAATCCCTCCTATCGGAAGGTGAACCCCGCGGATTCGCCGATCATGCTGCTGGCCCTCACCTCGAAGCTGATCCCGCGGGAGCGCATGTACGACATCGCCTCCTCCGTGCTCCAGCAGAAGCTGTCGCAGGTCCAGGGCGTGGGCCAGGTGGGCATCTTCGGCGGCGCCCTGCCGGCGGTGCGGGTGGACGTGAACCCCGCCCTGCTGAATGCCCAGGGGCTCGCCCTGGACGACGTCCGCATCGCCATCGCCGCGGCCAACCTGAACCGCCCCAAGGGCGACCTGTCCGATGGCAAGAGCACCTGGTCCATCGCCACCACGGACCAGATGATGAACGCGGCGGACTACCAGCCGCTCATCCTCCGCTACCGCAACGGCAGCGCCGTCCGCCTGTCCGACGTGGCCCAGGTCACGGATTCCGTGGAGAACGTCCGCAACAGCGGCCTGTCCAATGGCGTGCCGGCCATCATCGTGCCCATCTTCCGCCAGCCGGACGCCAACATCATCGAGACCGTGGATCGGGTGAAGGCCATCCTGCCCCAGCTCCAGGCCTCCCTGCCGCCCACCATCGACCTGAAGGTGCTCATCGATGCCACGCGCACCATCCGGGCCTCGGTCAAGGACGTGCAGCTGGCCCTGACCATCTCGATCCTGCTGGTCATCCTCGTGGTCTTCGTGTTCCTCCGCAGCGTGCGGTCCACGCTCATCCCCAGCGTGGCGGTGCCCATTTCGCTCATCGGCACCTTCGGCGCCATGTACCTCCTGGGCTACACCATCGACAACCTGTCCCTGATGGCCCTCACGGTGGCCACGGGCTTCGTGGTGGACGACGCCATCGTGGTGGTGGAGAACATCACCCGGCACCTGGAGAACGGGATGCAGCCCATGGAGGCCGCCCTGCACGGCGCCAAGGAGATCGGCTTCACGGTGATCTCCATCAGCATCTCGCTCATCGCCGTGTTCATCCCCATCCTGATGATGGGCGGCATCGTGGGCCGGCTCTTCCGGGAGTTCGCCGTCACCCTTTCGGTGGCCATCGTGATCTCCATGGTGGTGTCCCTCACCACCACGCCCATGATGTGCTCGCGGATCCTGCGCCCCCACTCGGAGGAGAGGCATGGGCGGGTCTTCCAGGCCAGCGAGCGGATCTTCCAATGGATCATGGGTCACTACGAGGCCTCGCTCACCTGGGTGCTCCGCCACCAGAAGGCCACCCTGATCGTCGCCCTCAGCACCATGGCCGCCACCGTGGGCCTCTACATCGCCATCCCCAAGGGCTTCTTCCCCCAGCAGGACACAGGCCGGGTGACCGGCTCCATCCAGGCCGCCCAGGACATCTCCTTCGTCGGCCTCGAGAAGCTCATGACCCAGTACGTGGCCATCGTGCAGGCCGACCCGGCCGTGGAGAACGTCACCGCCTTCATCGGTGGTGGCAACACGGGGCGGATGTTCGCCGCCCTCAAGCCCAACGACCAGCGCAAGGACACGGTGGACCAGATCATCGCCCGGCTGCGCGGCAAGACGGCCCACATCGTCGGCGGCACCCTCTTCATGCAGCCGGTGCAGGATCTCCGCCTGGGCGGCCGGCCCTCCGCCACCCAGTACCAGTACACCATCCAGGGCGATGATGCCCGGGAGCTGTTCGACTGGGCCCCCAAGGTGCTGCAGAAGCTCCGCACCGTCCCCCAGCTGACGGACGTGAACTCGGACCTCCAGAACAAGGGCCTGGAGGCCTCCCTGGTCATCGACCGCGCCACGGCCTCACGGCTGGCCATCACGCCCCAGGCCATCGACAACACGCTCTACGACGCCTTCGGCCAGCGGCAGGTCTCCACCATCTACACCGCCCTGAACCAGTACCACGTGGTCATGGAAGTGGACTCGCCCTTCATGCAGACGCCGGACGGGCTGCGCCACACCTACGTCCGCTCCGCCACCGGCAACCTGGTGCCCCTGAGCGCCTTCACCACCCTGGAGCGGCGCAACACGGCCCTCTCCGTGAACCACCAGGGCCAGCTGCCCTCGGTGACCCTTTCTTTCAACCTGCCCCTGGGCGTGGCCCTGGGCGATGCCGTGGCGGCCGTCGACAAGGCCGAGCAGGAGATCCACCTGCCGGGCACCATCCGGGGCAGCTACATGGGCACGGCCCAGGCCTTCCGGGCCTCCCTGGCCAACCAGCCCCTCCTGGTGGCTGCGGCCCTGCTGGTGGTCTACATCGTGCTGGGCATGCTCTACGAGAGCCTCATCCACCCGCTGACCATCCTCAGCACCCTGCCCTCGGCGGGCGTGGGCGCCCTGCTGGCCCTCATGGCCTGCCGCACGGAGCTGACGGTCATCGCCTTCATCGGCATCATCCTGCTCATCGGCATCGTTAAGAAGAACGCCATCCTCATGATCGACTTCGCCATCGAAGTGGAGCGGCGGGAGGGGCTCACGCCGGAGCGGGCCATCTTCCAGGCCTGCCTCCTGCGCTTCCGGCCCATCACCATGACCACCATGGCGGCCCTGCTGGGCGGCCTGCCCCTGGCCATCGGCATGGGCACCGGCTCCGAGCTGCGGCGCCCCCTGGGCATCGCCATCGTGGGCGGCCTGCTCGTCAGCCAGCTCCTGACCCTCTACACCACGCCCGTCATCTACCTCTACATGGATCGGGCGCGGCTGCGCTGGGAGCGGTTCCGGGCTGCCCGGCGACCTGCGCCAGCCCTGGGGAAAGCACCTGTGGGCTGA
- the aspS gene encoding aspartate--tRNA ligase, giving the protein MKLDRLGDFQRTHRNGDLRLDHAGQTVRLLGWCRRVRNLGSLVFLDLRDRWGLVQLVANEETADPELLAKLKAVRSEFVLAAEGVVAERESKNPHMATGDVEIRLTGLRILNTAATLPFPLEDEGVGEDLRLTYRFLDLRREHLQRNMVLRSETSNIVRNYFRKHDFIEVETPILGKSTPEGARDYLVPSRVHAGEFFALPQSPQLYKQMLQVSGFERYVQICRCFRDEDLRADRQPEFTQIDVEMSFVRQEDIQDLIEGLMVELCPLVGQHPVAPFPRLTYQDAMEWYGSDKPDLRCKVKIQDVTGLFAGSEFNLFRAAADSQGQRRVRGLFLPGEAAGAYSRKQLDELQETAKQLGAGGLPYAKWGKDGLASSFKKFINPELEAELKATLGVSGEGLAIFAVGTDDQTSRVLGDLRLRLARALGLVDTSAFEFLWVVDFPLLQWDEGDQRFVACHHPFTSPHPDDLDLLQSNPGACRAVAYDLVLNGYELGGGSIRIHDAETQSLIFRTIGISEAQARAKFGYLLDALAFGAPPHGGLALGLDRLVMLLAGEENIREVIAFPKTAQARCLMTDAPSPVDERQLRDLHLLQDTKQTYRVGAVFFESAEGGNTELRGQALQQLSQLTPRQTQGLVTLDGQGQILDAQTLSGPTFEF; this is encoded by the coding sequence ATGAAACTCGATCGGCTCGGCGACTTCCAACGCACCCACCGCAACGGCGACCTGCGCCTCGACCACGCGGGCCAGACCGTGCGCCTGCTCGGCTGGTGCCGCCGCGTGCGCAACCTCGGGTCGCTGGTCTTCCTGGATCTCCGCGACCGCTGGGGCCTGGTGCAGCTGGTGGCCAACGAGGAGACCGCCGATCCCGAGCTGCTGGCCAAGCTCAAGGCCGTGCGCAGCGAATTCGTGCTGGCCGCCGAGGGCGTGGTGGCCGAGCGCGAGAGCAAGAACCCCCACATGGCCACGGGTGACGTCGAGATCCGCCTCACGGGCCTGCGCATCCTGAACACCGCGGCCACCCTGCCCTTCCCCCTGGAGGACGAGGGCGTGGGCGAGGACCTGCGCCTCACCTACCGATTCCTGGACCTGCGCCGCGAACACCTGCAGCGCAACATGGTGCTCCGCAGCGAGACCTCCAACATCGTCCGCAACTACTTCCGGAAGCACGATTTCATCGAGGTCGAGACGCCCATCCTCGGCAAGTCCACGCCGGAAGGCGCCCGGGACTACCTGGTGCCCAGCCGCGTGCACGCGGGCGAGTTCTTCGCCCTGCCCCAGAGCCCCCAGCTCTACAAGCAGATGCTCCAGGTCTCGGGCTTCGAGCGCTACGTGCAGATCTGCCGCTGCTTCCGGGACGAGGACCTGCGCGCCGACCGCCAGCCCGAGTTCACCCAGATCGACGTCGAGATGAGCTTCGTGCGCCAGGAGGACATCCAGGATCTGATCGAGGGCCTGATGGTGGAGCTCTGCCCCCTGGTGGGCCAGCACCCCGTCGCCCCCTTCCCGCGCCTGACCTACCAGGACGCCATGGAGTGGTACGGCTCCGACAAGCCCGACCTACGCTGCAAGGTCAAGATCCAGGACGTGACGGGCCTGTTCGCCGGCAGCGAGTTCAACCTGTTCCGCGCCGCCGCCGACTCCCAGGGCCAGCGCCGGGTGCGCGGCCTCTTCCTGCCCGGCGAGGCCGCCGGGGCGTACAGCCGCAAGCAGCTCGACGAGCTGCAGGAGACCGCCAAACAGCTGGGCGCCGGGGGCCTGCCCTACGCCAAGTGGGGCAAGGACGGCCTGGCCTCCAGCTTCAAGAAGTTCATCAACCCCGAGTTGGAAGCCGAACTCAAGGCGACCCTGGGCGTCAGCGGAGAAGGCCTGGCCATCTTCGCCGTGGGCACCGACGACCAGACCTCCCGCGTGCTGGGCGACCTGCGCCTGCGGCTGGCCCGGGCCCTGGGCCTGGTGGACACCTCTGCCTTCGAGTTCCTGTGGGTGGTGGACTTCCCCCTCCTCCAGTGGGACGAAGGGGACCAGCGCTTCGTGGCCTGCCACCACCCTTTCACCAGCCCCCATCCCGACGACCTGGACCTGCTGCAGTCCAACCCCGGGGCCTGCCGCGCCGTGGCCTACGACCTGGTGCTCAACGGCTACGAGCTGGGCGGCGGCAGCATCCGCATCCACGACGCCGAAACCCAGAGCCTCATCTTCCGCACCATCGGCATCAGCGAGGCGCAGGCCCGGGCCAAGTTCGGCTACCTGCTGGATGCCCTGGCCTTCGGCGCCCCGCCCCACGGCGGCCTGGCCCTGGGCCTGGACCGCCTCGTCATGCTGCTGGCGGGCGAGGAGAACATCCGCGAGGTCATCGCCTTCCCCAAGACCGCCCAGGCCCGCTGCCTCATGACGGACGCCCCCAGCCCCGTGGACGAACGCCAGCTGCGCGACCTGCACCTGTTGCAGGACACCAAGCAGACCTACCGGGTGGGCGCCGTGTTCTTCGAGAGCGCCGAGGGCGGCAACACCGAGCTGCGCGGGCAGGCCCTGCAGCAGCTCAGCCAGCTCACGCCCCGCCAGACCCAGGGCCTGGTCACCCTCGACGGGCAGGGCCAGATCCTGGATGCCCAGACCCTGAGCGGACCCACCTTCGAGTTCTGA